From Cardiocondyla obscurior isolate alpha-2009 linkage group LG09, Cobs3.1, whole genome shotgun sequence, one genomic window encodes:
- the LOC139105608 gene encoding uncharacterized protein yields the protein MTDQLNVSQLKKRRATLKSSVTRINTFVESVQTLNPLTLSEIEERKNKLESYWVEYEKFQTALEFLEPQEVADRDDFEDKFYKLAAKMRSMLRSPSSSSVSISPSSPAPSTSLIAPAPGMHSVRLPKVDIPKFSGKYEEWCAFHNTFRSMVHSNESLADIHKLHYLRASTIDDAHKVISSLEISEHNYLVAWNLLRERYDNRRMIVQSHLKAMFEIPQMQRESAMDLRRISDGSSRHIQALKAMKLPTDSWDDLLIYLISYKLDAITLKEWRKSLTDDTLPTFKQFINFINRYCQILEATQRNNESSVRHVTTRYHNITRSKTACTAVVRAKCHLCNEEHFIFQCKQFLGLSVSQRIDRARSFKLCLNCLKSSSHVANRCSSGSCKTCARKHNTLLHIASSPVNEHVIKSDTVATASSSRSAVPNPARPVSANVASVNSDCIFLSTAIVSVDSRDGLPCSARILLDSDSQVNLVTKRFVRSLGLAARSVSVSITGIGGKVSHSSEMVQLCIRSHFQSFSFTVDSIVTDRITDSIPGVNLARSAFQIPRNIRLADPGFCTSSEIDILLGAGIFWELICVGQMRPSTAHPTLQKTRLGWILSGSPKNSFPATMTVQSFHTMISDAELHEQVHKFWKLEDLPEFDSPLTMQELQCEQHFCENVSQNEQGRYIVKLPVKERVLNNIGNSRDSALKRFRGIEKRFLKNSELRSHYVAFMQEYIHLGHMKPVDDSSVATNAYYLPHHSVFKDDTKGGKIRVVFDASCKGDSGASLNDALFIGPVIQDSLVSILLRFRVHQYVITSDIVKMYRQVLVHPSQTHLQRILWREDDRSQIQEFELITLTYGTASASYLATRCLLDIANKHENDFPLGSARVKHDFYVDDLLTGGESISDVINMRDEVIQLLRQGCFELGKWRASSPELLRGVVNQASGSLSISQEVNARILGLAWNTDDDTFHFSYQGSKQLRIITKRNILSEVSRLFDPLGLIGPVVVWAKIIMQDLWSAGVDWDESVPQEIHSRWLHFISQLHELNNFKVARCVKANASSDSIQLLGFCDASQRAYGACVYMRTIDRFGNYQTQLLCSKSRIAPLKATSLPRLELAAALLLSQLVDSVKRAVGLSNTPVFLWSDSTITLHWIASQSRKWSTFVANRVGQIQGLTDIGSWRHVASAHNPADLISRGLFPGELKTSQLWWCGPDYLKLPEQQWPVGSVEIREESVPELRAVVASVAVTEIAGINNLFARTSNIHKICRIVAYCLRMSKRNPFKSPNFQISSQESSRALAALCRFVQAQYFSTEYKLLKLNKCVDNGSKLKSLSPFVDGEGLIRVGGRLKNAQVRFDTCHPILLPHGHAITKMIIQSEHQRNLHCGLQATMAFVSQRFWPIGLKSTVKRVLSSCISCFKSKPSFSETVMGELPAPRVTVSRPFSHCGVDYAGPFLLREGKRRNAGRHKAYLALFVCFATKAVHLELVSDLSTESFLATLKRFISRRGRPSICIS from the coding sequence ATGACCGATCAGTTGAACGTATCACAGTTGAAGAAGCGGCGCGCTACATTGAAATCATCGGTCACGCGAATCAATACTTTTGTAGAGTCGGTTCAAACGCTCAATCCGCTGACTTTGTCTGAAATTGAGgaacgcaaaaataaattggaaTCGTACTGGGTCGAATACGAGAAGTTTCAGACCGCTCTGGAATTTCTTGAGCCGCAAGAAGTCGCGGATAGGGATGACTTCGAGGACAAGTTTTATAAACTCGCCGCTAAGATGCGTTCCATGCTGCGATCTCCGTCATCATCTAGCGTTTCGATTTCCCCGTCATCACCCGCGCCGTCAACGAGTTTAATTGCGCCGGCACCGGGCATGCATAGCGTGCGTTTGCCCAAGGTAGATATTCCTAAATTCTCGGGAAAATATGAAGAGTGGTGCGCCTTCCATAATACATTCCGGTCAATGGTGCATTCGAATGAGTCATTAGCGGACATTCACAAGCTTCATTATTTGAGGGCCTCAACGATTGACGACGCGCATAAGGTTATTAGTTCTCTCGAAATATCGGAACACAATTACTTGGTTGCTTGGAATTTATTACGTGAACGGTATGACAATCGACGTATGATTGTCCAGAGTCATCTCAAGGCAATGTTCGAAATCCCTCAAATGCAAAGGGAAAGCGCGATGGACTTGCGCCGCATATCTGACGGATCTTCGCGTCACATTCAAGCGCTAAAGGCAATGAAGCTTCCCACTGATTCGTGGGACGATCTTCTAATATATCTTATCAGCTATAAGCTGGATGCAATCACTCTCAAGGAGTGGAGAAAATCGTTAACTGACGACACTTTGCCCACGTTTAAACAATTCATTAACTTTATCAATCGGTATTGTCAAATCCTTGAGGCCACTCAAAGGAATAATGAATCATCGGTCAGGCATGTGACGACGCGCTACCACAACATAACTAGATCTAAGACTGCTTGCACCGCAGTGGTAAGGGCAAAATGCCATTTGTGCAACGAGGAGCACTTTATATTTCAGTGTAAACAATTCCTGGGTTTATCGGTCTCTCAAAGAATAGACAGGGCTCGGTCATTTAAACTGTGTCTCAATTGCTTAAAATCATCTTCTCATGTAGCCAATAGATGCTCTTCGGGAAGCTGCAAAACTTGTGCGCGAAAGCACAATACCCTTTTGCACATCGCAAGCAGTCCGGTGAACGAACATGTTATTAAATCGGATACAGTCGCGACTGCCTCTTCGTCCCGATCGGCGGTTCCTAATCCAGCGAGACCTGTTTCTGCAAACGTTGCCAGTGTTAATTCGGACTGCATCTTTTTATCCACCGCGATAGTTTCTGTTGATTCGAGGGATGGCTTGCCGTGTTCTGCCAGAATATTATTGGATTCTGACTCTCAGGTGAATCTCGTCACCAAGCGATTTGTGCGAAGCTTAGGATTAGCTGCGCGTTCAGTTAGCGTTTCCATTACCGGCATAGGCGGGAAGGTATCGCATTCTAGTGAAATGGTACAGCTTTGCATTCGTTCGCATTTCCAATCATTTAGCTTCACTGTAGACTCGATTGTAACCGATCGCATAACAGACTCCATTCCGGGAGTTAACCTTGCGCGCTCGGCGTTTCAAATTCCTCGTAATATAAGGCTCGCGGACCCAGGTTTTTGCACATCCTCTGAAATCGACATACTCTTGGGCGCAGGCATATTCTGGGAGCTCATTTGCGTGGGCCAGATGAGGCCTTCAACTGCCCATCCTACTTTGCAAAAGACAAGGTTGGGCTGGATATTATCAGGATCCCCCAAGAACTCTTTTCCTGCAACAATGACGGTTCAGTCGTTTCACACCATGATTAGCGACGCGGAATTGCACGAGCAAGTTCATAAATTTTGGAAATTAGAGGATTTGCCTGAGTTTGATTCCCCTCTTACGATGCAGGAGCTGCAATGTGAACAGCATTTTTGTGAGAACGTGTCTCAAAATGAGCAGGGTCGATACATAGTCAAGCTTCCCGTCAAGGAAAGGGTTCTCAATAACATAGGCAATTCACGAGATTCGGCTCTGAAACGTTTCCGCGGCATAGAGAAGCGCTTTCTTAAAAACTCCGAATTGAGGTCTCATTACGTCGCTTTTATGCAAGAATACATTCATCTGGGGCACATGAAACCAGTAGATGATAGTTCTGTCGCGACCAATGCTTATTATTTGCCTCACCACTCAGTGTTCAAGGACGACACAAAAGGGGGTAAAATTAGGGTCGTCTTTGACGCCTCGTGCAAAGGAGATTCAGGAGCTTCTCTCAACGATGCCCTGTTTATAGGTCCTGTTATTCAAGACAGCCTTGTTTCCATTTTGTTGCGCTTTAGGGTTCATCAATATGTCATTACTAGTGACATCGTCAAAATGTATCGCCAGGTACTCGTACATCCTTCTCAGACTCATCTCCAGAGAATATTGTGGCGTGAGGATGATCGGTCGCAAATTCAGGAATTCGAATTGATCACGTTAACATACGGCACGGCCTCGGCGTCTTATTTAGCCACGAGATGTCTTCTCGACATAGCAAACAAGCATGAAAATGATTTTCCTTTGGGTTCCGCTCGCGTGAAGCATGATTTCTACGTGGACGATCTCCTCACGGGAGGGGAATCGATTTCGGATGTAATAAACATGCGCGATGAGGTGATCCAATTGTTGCGTCAGGGCTGCTTTGAATTAGGGAAATGGCGAGCCAGCTCACCGGAGCTGTTGAGAGGTGTTGTCAATCAGGCTAGCGGATCGTTGTCCATTAGTCAGGAAGTAAACGCGCGCATATTAGGATTAGCTTGGAATACGGATGATGACACATTCCATTTCTCATATCAAGGCTCTAAGCAGTTGAGAATTATAACCAAAAGAAACATTCTTTCAGAAGTTTCAAGGTTATTTGATCCACTAGGTTTGATTGGTCCCGTAGTAGTTTGGGCCAAGATAATCATGCAGGACCTCTGGTCCGCTGGAGTAGACTGGGATGAGTCGGTCCCGCAAGAAATCCACTCGAGATGGCTGCATTTCATTTCTCAACTTCATGAGTTGAATAATTTCAAGGTGGCTCGCTGTGTCAAAGCAAACGCGAGTTCTGATTCCATTCAGTTGTTGGGCTTCTGTGACGCCAGTCAGCGGGCCTATGGCGCTTGTGTTTACATGCGCACCATTGATAGGTTCGGAAACTATCAAACGCAATTGTTGTGCTCTAAGTCTAGAATCGCTCCTCTAAAGGCAACGTCTTTACCAAGACTCGAATTGGCAGCGGCCTTGTTGCTTTCACAGCTAGTTGATAGTGTAAAGAGGGCTGTCGGTTTATCAAACACACCGGTCTTTCTTTGGTCAGACTCGACGATAACTCTTCATTGGATTGCGTCTCAATCCAGAAAATGGTCTACGTTTGTAGCAAATAGAGTGGGGCAGATACAAGGGCTCACCGACATCGGTTCATGGAGGCACGTCGCCTCTGCTCACAATCCTGCTGATCTGATATCTAGGGGTTTGTTTCCCGGGGAATTAAAGACTTCGCAGCTGTGGTGGTGCGGACCCGATTACCTAAAATTGCCAGAGCAGCAATGGCCTGTTGGCAGTGTAGAGATTCGCGAAGAAAGCGTGCCGGAATTGCGAGCCGTGGTGGCATCAGTAGCGGTTACTGAAATTGCcggtattaacaatttattcgcTCGGACCTCCAATATACACAAAATATGCCGAATCGTGGCATACTGCTTGAGGATGAGCAAACGAAATCCATTCAAATCGCCCAATTTTCAAATATCGTCTCAAGAGTCTTCCAGGGCTTTAGCAGCGTTATGTAGATTCGTGCAAGCGCAATACTTTTCGACAGAGTATAAACTTTTGAAGTTGAACAAGTGCGTAGATAATGGCAGCAAATTAAAATCGCTGTCCCCGTTTGTAGATGGCGAGGGATTGATTCGGGTTGGCGGGAGACTAAAGAATGCTCAAGTACGGTTTGACACGTGTCACCCGATATTGCTTCCTCATGGTCATGCAATCACCAAGATGATAATACAATCTGAACATCAGCGGAATCTGCATTGTGGGCTTCAAGCAACCATGGCATTTGTCAGTCAGAGGTTTTGGCCAATAGGATTAAAATCAACGGTTAAGAGGGTTCTAAGCTCTTGTATATCTTGTTTCAAGTCGAAACCTTCCTTTTCTGAAACTGTAATGGGCGAGCTGCCAGCGCCCCGGGTCACGGTGTCCCGTCCATTTTCCCATTGTGGCGTCGACTACGCCGGTCCTTTCCTTCTGCGTGAAGGTAAGCGAAGAAACGCGGGAAGGCACAAGGCTTATCTCGCATTGTTTGTTTGTTTCGCTACCAAGGCGGTTCATTTGGAGTTAGTGAGTGACCTTTCAACCGAGTCATTTTTGGCGACGCTTAAGAGATTCATATCTCGTAGGGGAAGACCGAGTATATGTATAAGCTga
- the LOC139105610 gene encoding LOW QUALITY PROTEIN: probable cytochrome P450 6a23 (The sequence of the model RefSeq protein was modified relative to this genomic sequence to represent the inferred CDS: inserted 1 base in 1 codon), translating into INIKIIQTGLFLQNLYVRYKQHRVIGLYLFIKPSLLISDPDIIRTVLTKNFDSFHNRGLTFNGKTNPLFYNLLTMSGSKWRKMRVKLTPAFTSGKIKRMFLILKECSDDLAKYLESKAQIRDSVEIKDIFTRYTTDVIMSSAFGIRSNCIENSNSEHRTQGKNILKIKIIWYVLFTVMPKIMDFFSIPILDQRVSNFYLNMFEETVKYRKTHKLLRHDFMNILMQLMEKDHLDEDDNGKNNNITSTTDKLTMIEAAAQSFXFFLAGFETSSATATFALYELAHHEDVQDKLRNEIDEVLKTYGELSYDTVNEMKYLHKVVNETMRKYPSIPFLTRICTQEINLETTEIIVPKGTLILMPIFGLHRDPSIYPDPEKFDPERFNADEIAIRHSYTFLPFGEGPRNCIGNYLYKYYVQYFI; encoded by the exons attaatattaaaattatccaaACAGGTCTGTTTTTGCAAAATCTTTACGTAAGATACAAACAGCACCGTGTTATtggattatatttatttataaagccAAGTTTGTTAATCAGTGATCCCGATATTATTCGTACagtattaacaaaaaatttcgACAGCTTTCATAATCGTGGACTGACGTTCAATGGTAAAACTAACCcgttattttacaatttgctTACGATGTCAGGATCGAAATGGCGAAAAATGCGTGTTAAATTAACTCCCGCTTTTACTtcgggaaaaataaaacgaatgtTTTTGATACTAAAAGAATGTAGTGATGATCTAGCAAAGTATTTGGAAAGTAAAGCACAAATAAGAGACTCTGTCGAGATCAAAGACATATTTACAag ATATACAACGGACGTAATAATGTCGTCTGCTTTTGGAATCAGATCCAACTGTATTGAGAATTCCAATTCTGAGCATCGAACTCagggcaaaaatattttaaaaattaaaattatttggtaCGTACTGTTTACAGTTATGCCAAAGATTATGGACTTTTTTTCCATTCCTATCTTAGACCAGCGTGtcagcaatttttatttaaatatgtttgaAGAAACTGTAAAGTACAGGAAAACCCATAAACTGTTAAGACATGATTTTATGAATATACTTATGCAGCTAATGGAAAAGGACCATTTGGATGAAGACGATAACGGAAAGAACAACAACATAACGT CAACTACTGATAAACTTACTATGATTGAAGCTGCTgcgcaaagtt tttttttcctagcaGGCTTCGAAACTTCTTCGGCAACGGCGACATTTGCTTTATATGAATTAGCTCATCATGAAGATGTACAGGATAAACTTCGCAATGAAATCGATGAAGTGCTAAAAACGTATGGTGAATTAAGTTACGACACCGTGAATGAAATGAAATATCTTCACAAAGTAGTAAATG aGACTATGAGGAAATATCCATCTATTCCATTTTTAACACGTATTTGTACTCAAGAAATTAACTTAGAGACAACAGAAATTATTGTTCCAAAGGGGACTCTAATCCTTATGCCGATTTTTGGACTTCATCGAGATCCATCAATTTATCCAGACCCAGAAAAATTTGATCCTGAACGATTCAATGCAGACGAGATAGCAATAAGACATTCTTATACCTTTTTACCGTTTGGAGAAGGTCCTCGAAATTGCATTGGTAattatctatataaatattatgtacaatattttatataa
- the LOC139105611 gene encoding uncharacterized protein → LSPDRTCNIRKFYTVRRDRIGQRGGGVLIYVDNRLKYKIIPRIYDCGGKIEACGIKVFLKGEVISLISCYCPPRSNISFTEWSCFLSQFPGKVILGGDFNLHNIVWDTDPWESNHLPIYICVNETMDPRALPTRSPRLHSGRTDWCRFRQELDIKMKFLAEADLPDVEVKYSSFVSSIEDALRSVTPHKKPACAVGLQHWLPPPSTCLWWNEECKKFVRLRKATLLKFRYSGLFEDFVNYKKQSAIVKRKLKRIKLESFRSFCAGLRKETSSSYVWNTIKKFQSRFNATDNNYEYNSAKCDRVRDQIEDLRVDWVPCSPPEIRAGCGDPFLDLPFSMEELECLFKT, encoded by the exons TTGAGCCCTGACCGGACTTGTAATATCCGAAAATTTTACACTGTGAGGAGAGACCGCATTGGCCAGAGAGGTGGTGGTGTTCTGATTTACGTGGATAACagattaaagtataaaataattccaaGGATCTATGATTGTGGGGGCAAAATTGAGGCGTGTGGAATTAAGGTGTTTTTGAAAGGTGAGGTAATTTCCTTGATCTCGTGTTATTGTCCTCCAAGgtctaatatttcttttactgaATGGTCGTGCTTCCTGTCTCAGTTTCCTGGTAAAGTCATCTTGGGGGGTGACTTTAACCTTCATAATATTGTATGGG ATACTGACCCATGGGAAAGCAATCACCTTCCGATTTATATTTGCGTCAATGAGACTATGGATCCTCGAGCTTTGCCAACTAGATCTCCACGGTTACACAGTGGGAGGACGGATTGGTGCAGATTTCGTCAGGAACTGGATATTAAGATGAAATTTCTTGCTGAAGCGGATCTTCCTGACGTGGAGGTTAAATACTCATCCTTCGTTTCATCAATTGAAGATGCTCTGAGATCGGTCACTCCACATAAAAAG ccagcgtgcgctgtcgggttacaacactGGCTTCCCCCCCCCTCCACATGTTTGTGGTGGAATGAGGAGTGCAAAAAGTTTGTTCGCCTTAGAAAGGccacgttattaaaatttcgttattCCGGTTTGTTTGAggattttgtaaattataagaaGCAGTCTGCCATCGTGAAGAGAAAGTTAAAGCGCATTAAGTTAGAAAGTTTCCGTTCCTTTTGTGCCGGTCTTAGGAAAGAAACCTCTTCATCGTACGTTTGgaatactattaaaaaatttcagtcTAGATTTAACGCTACGGATAATAACTACGAATATAACTCTGCTAAATGTGATAGGGTTCGGGATCAAATCGAGGATTTACGGGTCGATTGGGTTCCCTGTTCTCCACCGGAGATTCGAGCGGGTTGTGGCGATCCATTTTTGGATCTTCCATTCTCTATGGAAGAACTGGAATGTCTATTCAAGACTTAA
- the LOC139105612 gene encoding uncharacterized protein, translated as MDNLSILYTEIVTAFYNDFSLTAVFLNIQLAYDNVLADVLVHRLLRLDVPRNVCRFVFNLCSSRQATCRFGNIDEVFWLYKGLSQGSVLSSLLYTLYVTEIDDINSNDCRMLHRDNKAVRGIAPERGRGPERSRAFSVRIQDATIYNSTRIKFLGLTFQSNLSWSDHINRISSLGAGSNLPKSLLLRLDRVKCQGLRLVMGYRRSTPLNIIFYESKEPPSLIRSVFLARNFFIRVALVEGNVLLDILKVLRDLTERVRGQPLSFSESYEALTFKPKVNLVDGDNIRSVGASADDEFRNIFANELKSSVCLFTDGSKIEDLPFAGFLIVSEDNSVSLRFRTADSRSALSAIGAAFNHRKSSYLILRIKALMLELIKDRNASVNLV; from the exons ATGGATAATCTTTCTATATTGTACACCGAAATTGTAACTGCCTTTTATAATGATTTTTCTCTGACGGCGGTTTTTTTGAATATTCAGTTGGCGTATGATAACGTGCTTGCTGATGTCCTTGTTCATAGGCTTTTGCGTTTGGATGTTCCGCGTAACGTGTGCCGTTTTGTTTTCAATCTCTGTTCTAGTCGTCAGGCAACTTGTAGATTCGGGAATATAGACGAGGTCTTCTGGCTTTACAAAGGCCTTTCCCAGGGCAGTGTTTTGAGCTCTCTTTTATATACTCTTTATGTAACCGAAATTGATGATATTAACTCTAATGATTGCAGAATGCTCCA TCGAGATAATAAGGCTGTAAGGGGGATTGCTCCGGAAAGGGGCAGGGGGCCCGAGCGTTCTCGGGCCTTTTCGGTTAGGATTCAGGACGCCACAATCTACAACTCTACTAGAATTAAGTTTTTAGGTTTAACCTTTCAATCTAATTTGTCATGGTCCGATCATATCAATCGTATTTCTTCCCTAGGAGCGGGCTCG AATCTACCCAAGAGTCTGCTGTTACGGTTGGATAGAGTTAAGTGTCAGGGCCTTCGTTTAGTCATGGGATACAGACGTTCTACGCCCTtgaatatcattttttatgaATCCAAGGAGCCTCCCTCTCTTATTAGGAGTGTATTTCTTGCCAGGAACTTTTTTATTCGTGTAGCTCTAGTGGAGGGTAATGTTCTTCTTGATATACTAAAAGTTTTAAGGGATCTGACTGAACGCGTGAGGGG GCAgcctctctccttttctgAATCGTATGAAGCTCTTACTTTTAAGCCTAAGGTTAATTTAGTTGATGGTGATAACATTAGGAGTGTGGGAGCTAGCGCGGATGATGAGTTTCGGAATATTTTCGCTAACGAACTCAAGTCCAGTGTGTGCCTCTTCACAGACGGCTCTAAGATAGAGGATTTGCCTTTTGCTGGCTTTTTGATTGTATCCGAGGACAACTCTGTTTCTCTTCGCTTCCGGACGGCTG ACTCCAGGTCTGCTTTATCTGCCATTGGAGCTGCTTTCAACCATCGTAAGAGCTCATATCTTATTCTCCGGATTAAAGCTTTAATGCTGGAACTGATTAAGGACAGGAACGCGTCAGTCAATTTGGTTTGA
- the LOC139105613 gene encoding uncharacterized protein has product MSTAGGSQSASDPVAAAAQLMAQLKRRRATIKAACTRSEGYVNGVTRVSETTRIQLRERRKKLDVYWDEYSSIQTRIEDLDESETRDRETFENAYYDLCTKIAELCEPIVTASPAPSVSESNGAGCASAHNNVRLPKLNLPLFNGKYEECVPFRNLFTTAVHNNGSLAKVEKLQYVRGTLSGEALDIIKALEVSDMNYDAAWNLLGERYNNERAIAYAHIKEIMYFPQLTKENAIDIRKMHDSVSRHLLSLKALKREADKWDNILVY; this is encoded by the coding sequence ATGTCGACTGCTGGGGGGTCGCAATCGGCGAGCGATCCggtcgcggcggcggcgcagCTGATGGCGCAATTAAAGCGACGAAGAGCAACGATAAAGGCTGCCTGTACTCGGTCAGAGGGTTATGTAAATGGCGTGACCAGAGTAAGCGAAACTACGCGAATTCAATTGCGCGAGCGTAGAAAAAAACTAGACGTGTATTGGGATGAGTATAGTAGCATACAGACGCGTATAGAGGATCTCGACGAAAGCGAAACGCGGGATCGTGAGACCTTCGAAAACGCGTATTACGATCTATGCACTAAGATCGCCGAGTTGTGCGAGCCGATCGTGACGGCGTCCCCGGCACCGAGTGTTAGCGAGTCGAACGGAGCGGGATGCGCGAGCGCGCATAATAATGTTAGATTACCGAAATTAAATCTGCCGTTGTTCAACGGAAAGTACGAGGAGTGCGTCCCGTTCCGCAACTTGTTCACCACGGCGGTGCATAATAACGGTTCCCTCGCAAAGGTGGAAAAATTACAGTACGTAAGGGGAACGTTGTCCGGAGAAGCGCTAGACATTATAAAAGCGTTAGAAGTATCCGACATGAATTATGACGCGGCGTGGAATTTATTAGGTGAGCGCTATAACAACGAGCGTGCGATCGCGTACGCACATATAAAAGAGATTATGTATTTCCCGCAGTTGACAAAGGAGAATGCAATCGACATTCGTAAAATGCACGATAGCGTGTCGCGACATTTGTTGTCCCTCAAAGCCCTCAAACGCGAGGCGGACAAGTGGGACAACATATTAGTCTACTGA